The Shewanella zhangzhouensis genome has a window encoding:
- the trmB gene encoding tRNA (guanosine(46)-N7)-methyltransferase TrmB: MSEVTTAEFNEDGVYLRKVRSFVLREGRLTTGQAKALESFWPTMGLDYSPQAINFTEVFGREAGTVLEIGFGMGASLVEMAANAPELNFIGVEVHKPGVGACLGEAGNAGISNLRVYHHDAVEVLENAIPDGSLARVQLFFPDPWHKKRHHKRRIVQPEFVELLRRKLKIGGVFHMATDWENYAEHMLEVMSAAPGYKNQSDTQTYVPRPDHRPLTKFENRGQRLGHGVWDLMFERVE; encoded by the coding sequence ATGAGTGAAGTAACCACCGCAGAATTTAACGAGGATGGCGTTTATCTTCGCAAGGTACGCAGCTTTGTTCTGCGTGAAGGACGTCTTACTACCGGGCAAGCCAAGGCGCTGGAAAGCTTCTGGCCAACCATGGGTCTCGACTACAGCCCACAGGCGATTAATTTTACTGAAGTATTTGGCCGCGAAGCTGGTACAGTGCTTGAAATCGGCTTTGGCATGGGTGCCTCTCTGGTAGAAATGGCCGCCAATGCCCCTGAGCTCAACTTTATTGGGGTTGAGGTACACAAGCCGGGTGTGGGTGCCTGTTTGGGCGAGGCCGGAAACGCCGGGATCTCCAACCTGCGGGTTTACCACCACGATGCGGTTGAAGTGCTGGAAAACGCCATTCCCGATGGCTCTTTGGCGCGGGTGCAGCTGTTTTTCCCCGACCCATGGCATAAAAAGCGTCACCACAAGCGCCGTATAGTTCAGCCCGAGTTTGTTGAGCTTTTGCGCCGCAAGCTCAAGATTGGTGGTGTGTTCCATATGGCCACCGACTGGGAAAACTACGCCGAGCATATGCTTGAAGTGATGAGCGCTGCCCCGGGTTATAAGAATCAATCTGATACCCAAACCTATGTGCCACGCCCAGACCATCGTCCTCTGACCAAGTTTGAGAACCGTGGTCAGCGCCTCGGTCACGGTGTGTGGGATCTGATGTTTGAGCGTGTTGAATAA
- the mutY gene encoding A/G-specific adenine glycosylase has protein sequence MPEQTARIPFGQRIVQWYDKHGRKTLPWQQHKTPYKVWVSEIMLQQTQVATVIPYFERFMASFPTVNDLANAHEDEVLHHWTGLGYYARARNLHKAAQLIRDEHGGEFPTDFNAVLALPGIGRSTAGAVLSLSLGQHHPILDGNVKRVLARHGAIEGWPGEKRVDTALWQLAEALTPREDIQKYNQAMMDMGANICTRSRPKCGECPVAIDCKAQLAGRQSEFPGKKPKKTIPAREGWMLILQQADTVKLIKRPPSGIWGGLWCFPQFDSRQALHAFVEANGLDTEHLTLLDGFRHTFSHFHLDIQPVKLRLGSTHTEALIMEDNLSLWYNLLQGENLGLAAATERILASLVSELKQEPGGSTAAHKE, from the coding sequence ATGCCCGAGCAAACAGCCCGCATTCCTTTTGGTCAGCGCATCGTCCAGTGGTACGACAAACACGGCCGCAAGACCCTGCCGTGGCAGCAACACAAGACGCCATATAAGGTATGGGTGTCGGAAATCATGCTGCAGCAAACCCAGGTAGCCACCGTTATCCCCTACTTCGAGCGCTTTATGGCAAGCTTCCCCACGGTGAACGACCTTGCCAACGCCCATGAAGATGAAGTGCTGCACCACTGGACCGGCCTTGGCTACTATGCCCGTGCACGTAACCTGCACAAGGCAGCACAGCTCATCCGAGACGAGCACGGCGGCGAGTTCCCGACCGACTTCAACGCCGTGCTGGCACTGCCGGGCATTGGTCGCTCCACCGCGGGCGCTGTACTGTCATTGTCTCTGGGGCAGCATCATCCCATTCTCGATGGCAATGTAAAAAGGGTGCTGGCGCGCCACGGTGCCATTGAAGGCTGGCCCGGTGAGAAACGGGTCGATACCGCCCTGTGGCAGCTCGCCGAAGCGCTCACGCCCAGGGAAGACATACAAAAGTACAATCAGGCCATGATGGATATGGGGGCCAATATCTGCACCCGCAGCCGCCCCAAGTGTGGCGAGTGCCCGGTTGCCATCGACTGTAAGGCTCAGCTTGCCGGGCGTCAGAGCGAATTCCCCGGTAAAAAGCCCAAAAAGACCATTCCTGCCCGGGAAGGCTGGATGCTTATTTTGCAGCAAGCTGATACGGTCAAGCTTATCAAGCGCCCCCCCAGCGGCATCTGGGGCGGGCTCTGGTGCTTCCCCCAGTTTGACAGTCGGCAAGCGCTTCATGCCTTTGTCGAAGCCAATGGTTTGGATACAGAACATCTCACCCTGCTGGATGGCTTTCGTCACACCTTCAGCCACTTCCATCTGGATATTCAGCCGGTCAAACTGCGCCTTGGCAGCACACACACAGAGGCGCTTATCATGGAAGATAACCTGAGTCTCTGGTATAACCTCCTCCAAGGCGAAAATCTTGGGCTTGCCGCCGCCACCGAGCGCATTCTGGCAAGCCTTGTAAGCGAACTTAAGCAAGAACCCGGCGGCAGCACTGCCGCCCACAAGGAGTAA
- a CDS encoding oxidative damage protection protein, whose product MARTVQCVYLGKEAEGLDFQLYPGELGKRIFDTISKEAWGEWQKKQTMLINEKKLNMMNMDHRKLLEEQMQLFLFEGKDVQIEGYVPPKPE is encoded by the coding sequence ATGGCCCGTACAGTTCAGTGTGTGTATCTGGGTAAAGAAGCCGAAGGTCTGGATTTCCAGCTTTACCCCGGCGAACTCGGCAAGCGCATTTTCGACACCATCAGCAAAGAAGCCTGGGGCGAGTGGCAGAAAAAGCAGACCATGCTTATCAATGAGAAAAAATTGAACATGATGAACATGGACCATCGCAAGCTGCTCGAAGAGCAAATGCAGCTGTTCCTGTTCGAAGGCAAGGATGTGCAGATTGAAGGTTACGTTCCACCGAAACCTGAATGA
- a CDS encoding cytochrome b/b6 domain-containing protein, producing MNGKVYVWDRVVRGFHWLLVAAFLTSYLSGDEWESLHVYSGYLIVTLLLVRILWGFIGSKHARFSDFVRSPATAIAYLKGLAGGKATHYRGHNPAGGLMVIALLLSIAMTGFSGLKTYGFEGKGPLAVVSLTQAESLPAAGLEDGYDNESSHEKEHGNKHEKENPDEEFWEEIHEFFANFTVFLVLLHIAGVIVSSRVHREDLVGAMVTGYKVEKE from the coding sequence ATGAATGGCAAAGTATATGTATGGGACAGGGTGGTTCGGGGTTTTCACTGGCTCTTGGTTGCAGCCTTTCTTACCAGCTACCTCAGCGGGGACGAATGGGAAAGCCTGCATGTATACAGCGGCTACCTGATAGTGACGCTGCTGCTGGTACGTATTCTGTGGGGCTTTATCGGCAGCAAGCATGCCAGATTCAGCGACTTTGTGCGCTCTCCTGCAACCGCCATCGCTTACCTCAAGGGATTGGCAGGTGGAAAGGCAACCCATTACCGCGGCCATAATCCCGCTGGTGGACTCATGGTGATAGCGCTGTTGTTAAGCATTGCCATGACTGGATTTTCCGGGCTTAAAACCTACGGTTTTGAAGGCAAAGGGCCGCTTGCCGTAGTTAGCCTGACCCAGGCCGAGTCTTTGCCTGCCGCGGGTTTGGAGGATGGCTACGACAACGAAAGCTCTCATGAAAAAGAGCATGGCAACAAGCATGAAAAAGAAAACCCGGATGAAGAGTTTTGGGAAGAAATTCATGAGTTTTTTGCCAACTTCACCGTCTTTCTGGTGCTGCTGCACATAGCCGGTGTAATTGTATCCTCCCGTGTGCACAGGGAAGATCTGGTCGGGGCCATGGTCACAGGCTACAAGGTTGAAAAGGAGTAA
- a CDS encoding helix-turn-helix transcriptional regulator, translating to MNRDTITLVVLLLVIIASGSDIYMDLSQGASMMHLIEEAIVLGLATLLLSWFSLSYKRQKRQIQELSQELLEARNQAQPTDAALLEARHRLADVMAIQFETWELSPSEKEVGMLLLKGLSLKEIALLRGTAEKTIRQQASAIYKKAGVVGRHGFAAWFIEDFL from the coding sequence TTGAACCGGGACACTATTACCTTAGTCGTGCTGTTGCTCGTGATTATTGCCAGCGGCAGCGATATTTATATGGACCTGAGCCAGGGAGCATCCATGATGCACCTGATTGAGGAAGCCATAGTATTAGGCCTGGCAACCCTGCTGCTGAGCTGGTTTTCACTGAGCTACAAACGCCAGAAGCGCCAGATACAGGAGTTGTCTCAGGAGTTGCTGGAAGCCCGCAATCAGGCTCAGCCTACGGATGCGGCACTGCTGGAAGCCCGTCATCGCCTCGCTGATGTGATGGCTATTCAGTTTGAAACCTGGGAGCTTTCACCCAGCGAAAAAGAAGTGGGCATGCTGCTGCTGAAAGGATTATCGTTAAAAGAGATTGCCCTGCTCAGAGGCACCGCCGAAAAGACCATTCGCCAACAGGCCTCTGCCATCTATAAAAAAGCCGGCGTAGTCGGCAGGCACGGATTTGCCGCCTGGTTTATTGAAGACTTTCTCTGA
- a CDS encoding SDR family oxidoreductase: protein MKILIVGGSGGIGSAMVKEALASFPDAEVHATFYTRNIMASSAHIPGVSWHRLDVTDEAAIKALSESFESLDWLINCVGMLHTASKGPEKSLSQFDGEFFLHNMRLNTLPTLLLAKHFSAKLKSSASPRLAVLSARVGSISDNRLGGWYSYRASKAALNMLIKTLAVEWQRSLQRGVVLALHPGTTKTRLSAPFQANVPEDKLFLPERVAADLMGIIARAEVGDSGSFLAYDGATISW, encoded by the coding sequence ATGAAGATTCTGATAGTGGGTGGCAGCGGCGGTATCGGTAGCGCCATGGTCAAAGAGGCGTTGGCTAGTTTTCCCGATGCCGAAGTGCACGCAACCTTCTACACAAGAAACATCATGGCCAGCAGCGCACATATTCCCGGCGTCAGCTGGCACAGGCTCGATGTGACCGATGAGGCCGCGATAAAGGCATTAAGCGAAAGCTTCGAGAGTCTGGACTGGCTTATTAACTGCGTGGGCATGTTGCACACAGCCAGCAAGGGGCCGGAAAAATCCCTTTCGCAGTTTGATGGGGAGTTTTTCCTGCACAATATGAGGTTGAATACCTTGCCCACTTTGCTGCTCGCCAAACACTTCAGCGCCAAATTGAAGTCCAGCGCTTCGCCGCGACTTGCCGTGCTTTCTGCCCGGGTTGGCAGTATCAGTGATAACCGCCTGGGCGGCTGGTACAGCTACCGGGCGTCCAAGGCAGCCCTCAATATGCTGATTAAAACCCTGGCAGTGGAGTGGCAGCGCAGCCTGCAACGGGGCGTGGTGCTGGCCCTGCATCCCGGCACCACCAAGACCCGCTTATCTGCGCCGTTTCAGGCCAATGTGCCCGAAGATAAGCTGTTTTTACCCGAGCGGGTAGCCGCTGATTTAATGGGTATTATTGCTAGGGCAGAGGTAGGTGACAGTGGCAGCTTCCTTGCTTATGACGGCGCTACTATTTCCTGGTAA
- a CDS encoding cryptochrome/photolyase family protein has protein sequence MSHNLMLLQSPKGDFQFHTLRLLLGDQLNSQHSWFSERDDGVLYLIAELKQENRYVTHHIQKVCAFFAAMADFATSLKAGGHELLHLTLDDTSDFADLPALLSHVLQITGAGRFEYQRPDEYRLLSQLGSFQPTGVQVEMVESEHFLLPFDEISTLFPKGKHILMESFYRRMRKRFHILMDGARPMGGQWNFDASNRNKLKAADIANLPQPLLFTNDISEIVSRLQRHGIVTFGHLETGAKQTFVKGSEFYASGGLFAPLTQPELEHDIDSASQTTKSTLLWPINRQQSLALLAHFCRHCLPLFGRFQDAMTANHPSAWSLYHSRLSFSINSKILHPAEVIEAAISACEASGKDGISSAIDMAQVEGFVRQILGWREYVRGVYWANMPDYAGLNALGAQKRLPHYFWGGDTRMKCMSRAIGQSLDYAYAHHIQRLMITGNFCLLTDIDPAQVDEWYLGIYVDAIEWVEMPNTRGMALFADGGIVGTKPYAASGAYINKMSDYCQGCYYNVKAKSGAGSCPFNSLYWRFMHKHKERLGANHRLGMIFASWYKLAESQRSAILATAEQYIADLERL, from the coding sequence ATGAGCCATAACCTGATGTTACTCCAAAGCCCCAAGGGCGATTTTCAGTTCCATACACTGCGATTACTCCTTGGCGACCAGCTTAACAGCCAGCATTCCTGGTTCAGTGAGCGCGATGATGGCGTGCTCTATCTCATCGCTGAGCTGAAGCAGGAAAACAGATACGTCACCCATCATATCCAGAAGGTGTGCGCCTTTTTCGCGGCCATGGCGGACTTTGCCACAAGCCTTAAGGCAGGGGGGCATGAGTTGCTGCACCTTACCCTGGACGACACCTCCGATTTTGCCGACCTGCCAGCGCTCTTAAGTCATGTGCTGCAAATAACAGGCGCCGGCCGCTTTGAATATCAGCGCCCGGATGAATATCGGCTGCTTTCACAGTTAGGCAGCTTTCAGCCGACTGGGGTGCAAGTCGAGATGGTGGAGAGCGAGCACTTTTTACTGCCGTTCGATGAGATAAGTACGCTCTTTCCAAAAGGCAAACATATTCTTATGGAAAGCTTTTATCGGCGGATGCGAAAGCGATTTCACATACTGATGGATGGCGCCAGGCCAATGGGTGGCCAGTGGAATTTCGATGCCAGTAACCGCAATAAATTAAAAGCGGCGGATATTGCAAACTTGCCGCAGCCTTTGCTGTTTACAAATGATATCAGCGAGATAGTCTCGCGCCTGCAGCGCCACGGCATTGTTACCTTCGGTCATCTTGAGACCGGAGCGAAGCAAACCTTCGTAAAAGGAAGTGAGTTCTACGCCAGCGGTGGCCTCTTTGCCCCGTTAACTCAACCTGAACTTGAGCATGATATCGACAGTGCATCCCAGACCACAAAAAGCACACTTTTGTGGCCCATCAATCGCCAGCAGAGCTTGGCGCTGCTGGCCCATTTTTGTCGTCATTGCCTGCCGCTGTTCGGCCGCTTTCAGGATGCGATGACGGCAAACCACCCATCCGCCTGGAGCCTTTACCACAGCCGCTTATCCTTTTCGATAAACAGCAAAATACTGCATCCAGCCGAGGTGATAGAAGCTGCCATCAGCGCCTGTGAGGCCAGCGGCAAAGATGGAATAAGCAGCGCAATCGATATGGCGCAGGTAGAAGGATTTGTGCGGCAAATCCTTGGCTGGCGGGAATATGTGCGCGGCGTCTATTGGGCCAATATGCCGGATTACGCCGGCCTTAACGCCCTTGGCGCTCAAAAGCGGCTGCCGCACTATTTCTGGGGCGGTGATACCCGCATGAAGTGTATGAGCCGCGCCATAGGGCAGTCGCTGGATTACGCCTATGCCCATCATATCCAAAGGCTTATGATCACCGGCAACTTTTGCCTGCTCACCGACATCGACCCCGCACAGGTAGACGAGTGGTACCTTGGCATCTATGTGGATGCCATCGAGTGGGTCGAGATGCCCAACACCCGTGGCATGGCGCTGTTTGCCGATGGCGGTATTGTGGGCACCAAACCCTATGCCGCCAGCGGCGCCTATATCAACAAAATGAGTGACTACTGCCAGGGCTGCTATTACAACGTCAAGGCCAAAAGCGGTGCGGGTTCGTGCCCCTTTAACAGCCTGTATTGGCGCTTTATGCATAAACATAAAGAGCGCCTTGGTGCCAACCATCGGCTGGGGATGATTTTCGCCAGCTGGTACAAGCTGGCTGAGTCGCAGCGCAGCGCGATTCTGGCTACCGCCGAGCAGTATATTGCCGATTTGGAGCGGCTATGA
- the secF gene encoding protein translocase subunit SecF: MKTLNLTRMRHLMSLISIVALLLSVLAISTRGFNLGLDFTGGAFAEVAMATDTRIDQVETALAHLGDGSISVVATEPGRFLIRMGATLDTQTLADFNQSLLQLDPTMQVLDRDSVSPQVGQELFEQGGLALLIAMLCILGYLSLRFEWRLAAGALFALVHDVVLVLGVFALTGMEFNLTVLAAVLAVLGYSLNDSIIIADRIRELLIARPKSRLTEVNDAAIVQTFSRTMVTSGTTLITVGALWLLGGAPLEGFAVAMFVGIVTGTFSSVSVGTVLPELLGLSPAHYRKTPDSELLAENASQPRR, translated from the coding sequence ATGAAAACATTGAATTTGACCCGGATGAGACACCTGATGAGCCTGATTTCCATCGTGGCCTTACTGCTGTCGGTGCTGGCGATATCCACCCGGGGATTTAACCTCGGGCTGGATTTTACCGGCGGCGCCTTTGCAGAAGTCGCCATGGCAACCGACACCCGCATTGACCAGGTCGAAACTGCCCTGGCACATCTTGGTGATGGCAGTATCTCTGTGGTCGCCACTGAGCCGGGGCGCTTTTTAATTCGCATGGGGGCCACCCTGGATACTCAGACCCTTGCCGACTTCAATCAATCTTTGTTGCAGCTCGACCCCACAATGCAGGTGCTTGACCGGGACTCAGTGTCACCCCAGGTAGGGCAGGAACTGTTTGAGCAGGGTGGACTTGCGCTCCTCATCGCCATGCTCTGTATCCTTGGCTATCTGTCGCTGCGCTTTGAGTGGCGCCTCGCGGCCGGGGCGCTCTTTGCACTGGTGCATGACGTGGTTCTGGTGCTGGGGGTATTTGCCCTGACGGGGATGGAATTCAATCTCACTGTGCTGGCGGCCGTGCTGGCGGTGCTGGGTTACTCCCTCAATGACTCAATCATTATCGCCGACCGGATAAGGGAGCTTTTGATAGCCAGGCCCAAATCCAGGCTCACCGAGGTTAACGATGCGGCCATAGTGCAGACTTTCTCCCGCACCATGGTGACATCGGGCACCACGCTTATCACAGTTGGCGCTTTGTGGCTGCTTGGCGGCGCGCCGCTGGAAGGCTTTGCGGTGGCCATGTTTGTTGGCATAGTCACTGGCACCTTCTCCTCTGTATCCGTGGGGACTGTATTGCCTGAGCTTTTGGGGTTGAGCCCTGCGCACTACCGCAAAACGCCCGATAGTGAGCTTTTGGCTGAAAATGCCAGCCAGCCCAGGCGCTGA
- the secD gene encoding protein translocase subunit SecD yields the protein MLTDQLLHSGRRSNARKTLNRTSPWLALTFLVALILLALSALPSFFGEKAALTLGKDAWIAPEQAGQILTEAHIGVVSIKPGDKGFQITLSDENQQMAARQLLAEEAHDPASITLSMVPAAPQWLGRLGLSPIKLGLDLRGGVQFLMQVDTAPVFKAQGDALSGAIRQAIREKGLRSVAVLKDESKLAANPEAIKLSGAEKSIAELKSYLVRSYPQWQTESVDGALFLRLKDTERAAMVSQTLKENISIMRGRIQQLGITEAVVQRHGENRILVELPGVQDPVAAKRVIGATASLSFHELSESGNALQTVFGEGRIGLNPAPVLGGEHIADARSGSDEMGRPSVNIVLDTEGGKRISDFSRGHIGEPMATRYSEYRASAEGTVKDSRVISVATINSQLGNRFSITGLGSHEEAQELAMLLRAGSMTAPVTIQKERTIGPSLGAENIHNGFAALALGMGATLLFMALWYRRLGWVANVALLANLVMLLGLLALIPGAVLTLPGIAGLVLTVGMAVDTNVLIFERIRDKMKEGRSLALSIDKGFASAFGTIMDANLTTMITALVLYAIGNGPIQGFALTLGLGLITSMITGIFMSRLIINWVYGRDERKAVRI from the coding sequence ATGCTGACAGATCAACTGCTTCACAGCGGGCGGCGTAGCAACGCCCGCAAAACCCTGAATCGTACTTCCCCCTGGCTGGCGCTGACCTTTTTGGTGGCGCTGATACTCCTGGCGCTTTCTGCACTGCCGAGCTTTTTTGGTGAAAAGGCGGCCCTGACTCTGGGTAAAGACGCCTGGATAGCGCCAGAGCAAGCCGGGCAAATCCTCACAGAGGCCCACATAGGCGTGGTTTCCATTAAGCCAGGTGACAAGGGCTTTCAAATCACCCTCAGCGATGAAAATCAGCAGATGGCGGCACGCCAGTTATTGGCAGAAGAAGCCCACGACCCCGCCTCCATTACGCTTTCTATGGTACCTGCGGCGCCCCAGTGGCTCGGCAGGCTGGGTTTATCCCCCATCAAGCTGGGGCTGGACTTGCGTGGTGGGGTGCAATTTTTGATGCAGGTCGATACGGCGCCAGTCTTCAAGGCGCAGGGCGATGCCCTGAGCGGGGCTATTCGCCAGGCAATCAGAGAAAAGGGGCTGAGATCGGTTGCCGTACTGAAAGACGAAAGCAAACTTGCTGCAAATCCCGAGGCCATTAAGTTATCCGGCGCCGAAAAGAGTATTGCTGAGCTTAAAAGCTACCTGGTGCGGAGTTATCCCCAGTGGCAGACCGAGTCTGTGGACGGCGCGCTTTTTTTGCGCCTGAAAGACACTGAACGGGCCGCTATGGTGTCGCAAACCCTTAAAGAAAATATCAGCATCATGCGCGGACGTATTCAGCAGCTTGGGATCACTGAGGCTGTCGTGCAGCGCCACGGGGAAAATCGCATTCTGGTAGAGTTGCCCGGCGTGCAGGACCCGGTTGCAGCCAAACGGGTCATAGGCGCTACGGCGAGCTTATCCTTCCATGAGCTCAGTGAGAGCGGCAATGCGCTGCAAACAGTCTTTGGAGAAGGTCGTATCGGGCTTAACCCTGCGCCGGTTCTCGGCGGTGAACACATAGCCGATGCCCGCTCCGGCAGTGATGAAATGGGGCGCCCTTCGGTGAATATTGTGCTGGATACCGAGGGTGGCAAACGCATCTCTGACTTTTCCCGCGGCCATATCGGTGAGCCAATGGCCACCCGTTACAGTGAGTACCGCGCCAGCGCCGAAGGCACGGTAAAAGACAGTCGGGTGATTTCAGTCGCCACCATCAACAGCCAACTGGGTAACCGTTTCTCCATCACTGGACTTGGCAGCCATGAAGAGGCGCAGGAACTTGCCATGCTGCTGCGGGCAGGGTCGATGACGGCGCCCGTAACCATTCAGAAGGAGCGTACCATAGGCCCAAGTCTCGGCGCCGAGAATATTCACAATGGCTTTGCTGCGCTGGCGCTGGGTATGGGGGCAACCCTGCTGTTTATGGCGCTTTGGTATCGCCGCCTCGGTTGGGTGGCCAATGTGGCGCTGCTGGCCAATCTGGTGATGCTGCTTGGGCTGCTGGCGCTTATTCCCGGCGCAGTGCTCACCCTGCCGGGTATTGCGGGTTTGGTGCTCACCGTTGGTATGGCAGTGGATACCAACGTCCTGATTTTTGAGCGTATCCGCGACAAGATGAAGGAGGGCAGAAGCCTGGCTCTGTCCATAGACAAGGGGTTTGCCAGTGCCTTTGGCACCATAATGGATGCCAACCTCACTACCATGATCACAGCACTGGTGCTGTACGCCATCGGTAACGGGCCCATTCAGGGATTTGCCCTGACGTTGGGGCTGGGGCTTATCACCTCGATGATCACAGGTATTTTTATGTCACGGCTCATCATCAATTGGGTTTATGGTCGCGACGAGCGTAAGGCAGTGAGGATATAA
- a CDS encoding methyl-accepting chemotaxis protein, which produces MFSSLRLSQQLYYSFGVVIVLLLVVTVAGYRGLTEGFKNFTEYRLLASSSNAASEAETTLLRAQVDVFRYLNTPDNTTYQSFQKNIAELNQDITHAKELELDAGRDSLLAQADGLVKNYASTFEAVTGDFAARDQVVRDLLDPAGLSMRENVTDVITAMYQEGDPDGLFVAARSQEKLMLARLFASNFLISNREEDYKRALQELSALDGTINGLKSVDSAAVIADKVKGIDTGRTQYRDALKAVYGIIQNQNGRINEGLNVIGPKVAAVLQEYNKAIEQQQDELGLYAQQKSENAIDTVVVVAIAALLLAIWLAITVVRAIRRPVGGEPREMASIAREIAAGNLGQNFRREGSTGIYAAMAEMNDNLRRIVSELNDASRTLGDSSSGMLGVTQESRRNSESQADQLAHTASAMQEMTHTVDDIARNAQRASEMASEADHHAQEGMGVVEDTRRSIMVLVDNIRDVSGIIENLEKETENVGSILDVIRGIAEQTNLLALNAAIEAARAGEQGRGFAVVADEVRNLASRTQNSTEEIQALIGRLQGESRRSVESMKLSVTEATQTSDKANKAIAALGAIADSVMAIRDMNHQIAVAAEEQATVVSTINISVEEISGLARMNAQGSEQVQNSANGISGISSKLSGIVGRFKL; this is translated from the coding sequence ATGTTTTCCAGCCTCAGGCTTTCTCAGCAACTCTATTATTCTTTCGGTGTCGTGATTGTTCTCTTATTGGTTGTCACTGTGGCCGGATATCGGGGATTGACTGAGGGTTTTAAAAACTTTACCGAATATCGGTTACTGGCCAGTAGCTCAAATGCAGCCAGTGAAGCTGAAACCACCTTACTCCGAGCTCAAGTCGACGTATTCAGATACCTTAATACACCCGATAACACGACATACCAGTCATTTCAGAAAAATATAGCTGAGCTTAATCAAGATATTACCCATGCCAAGGAGCTGGAGCTCGATGCCGGTCGAGATAGTCTTCTGGCGCAGGCTGATGGGCTGGTAAAAAACTATGCATCCACCTTTGAGGCCGTAACCGGCGATTTTGCCGCTCGCGACCAGGTGGTGCGGGATTTGCTGGACCCTGCCGGGCTGAGCATGCGCGAAAACGTAACCGATGTGATTACTGCCATGTATCAGGAAGGGGACCCTGACGGCTTGTTTGTCGCAGCAAGAAGCCAGGAAAAACTGATGCTTGCCCGGCTTTTTGCCTCCAATTTTTTGATTTCCAACAGAGAAGAAGACTATAAGCGGGCGTTGCAGGAACTCTCGGCCCTCGACGGCACCATTAATGGTCTGAAAAGTGTTGATAGCGCGGCTGTCATTGCTGACAAGGTGAAAGGTATTGATACAGGACGGACTCAATATCGTGATGCGCTCAAAGCGGTTTACGGCATTATTCAAAACCAGAACGGGCGCATTAATGAGGGGCTGAATGTTATCGGCCCCAAAGTGGCCGCTGTACTCCAGGAATACAATAAAGCGATTGAGCAGCAGCAGGATGAACTTGGGCTATACGCCCAGCAGAAAAGTGAAAACGCCATCGATACGGTTGTCGTGGTCGCCATAGCGGCGTTGCTGCTGGCTATTTGGCTGGCCATTACCGTAGTGCGCGCTATTCGTCGACCAGTAGGGGGGGAGCCCAGAGAAATGGCATCCATCGCCCGTGAGATTGCCGCTGGAAACCTGGGGCAGAATTTTCGACGTGAGGGCAGTACAGGTATTTATGCGGCCATGGCGGAGATGAATGACAATCTGCGTCGTATCGTTAGCGAGCTTAACGATGCATCCCGTACTCTGGGTGATTCCTCCAGTGGCATGCTCGGGGTAACCCAAGAGAGCCGGAGGAACTCAGAATCCCAAGCCGATCAGTTGGCGCACACCGCATCGGCTATGCAGGAGATGACACACACCGTAGATGACATTGCCCGAAACGCCCAACGCGCGTCTGAAATGGCATCTGAGGCCGATCACCACGCCCAGGAAGGCATGGGCGTGGTGGAAGATACCCGTCGCAGCATCATGGTGTTGGTGGATAACATCAGGGATGTGAGCGGTATTATTGAGAATCTCGAGAAAGAAACCGAAAACGTTGGCTCTATCCTGGACGTGATCCGGGGCATCGCCGAGCAAACCAACCTGCTGGCGCTTAATGCGGCTATCGAAGCGGCCCGGGCCGGTGAGCAGGGACGCGGCTTTGCGGTGGTAGCCGATGAAGTCCGTAATCTCGCCAGTCGTACCCAAAACAGCACCGAAGAAATCCAGGCACTCATTGGGCGCTTGCAGGGGGAATCTCGCCGTTCGGTTGAGTCCATGAAATTGAGTGTCACCGAGGCCACTCAAACGTCAGATAAGGCCAATAAGGCCATTGCCGCCCTTGGGGCGATTGCAGATTCAGTCATGGCCATTCGTGATATGAACCATCAGATTGCTGTGGCAGCTGAAGAGCAGGCAACCGTGGTGAGCACCATCAATATAAGTGTGGAAGAGATAAGTGGACTGGCCCGGATGAATGCCCAAGGTAGTGAACAGGTGCAAAATTCGGCCAATGGCATCAGCGGAATATCCAGTAAACTCAGTGGTATAGTAGGTCGATTCAAGCTCTGA